In Mycetocola zhujimingii, one DNA window encodes the following:
- a CDS encoding MFS transporter, whose protein sequence is MNRPSLITPDVVQERRQVGDFRWFWTAQGASFTGDQLREFTLPLLALYTLNASATDLGVINAAQWVPFLLLALPLGVLIDRHRRRRLLILSDAARAILIVVLVGAVALGALSVPGLVVTAAVLGIFAVVHEVGYQSVIPSLVPRKHLEKANSRIQATAAAADVGGPGLGGLIVQLLGAPATLLVNACAYLTSAGALAAIRTPESKPATHANRNFLAELRAGVSLVAHDPYLKSNVGFSAIYNPFAQWVTILLVVHAVRELGLEPAQLGLVFSVGAAGALAGAALTPRLTARLTVGRIMMLCVTVECLMLAVLPLADASWGTVAVIAFLGAALALNGAGTTISSVLLITIRQLRTPDELLGRVNATMRTVTYGTIPLGALAGGFAGDWLGTRLGMFVGGILCLSTILWVALSPLSRVKALSDVSRE, encoded by the coding sequence ATGAATCGGCCATCACTCATTACACCGGATGTCGTGCAGGAACGGCGGCAAGTTGGGGACTTTCGGTGGTTTTGGACGGCGCAGGGCGCCTCGTTCACGGGCGACCAGCTGCGCGAATTCACGCTTCCCCTGCTCGCGCTGTACACCCTGAACGCGTCGGCGACCGACCTCGGCGTCATCAACGCCGCGCAGTGGGTGCCCTTCCTTCTGCTTGCGCTCCCCCTCGGCGTCCTCATCGATCGCCACCGGCGCCGACGGTTGCTCATCCTGTCGGACGCAGCGCGCGCGATACTCATCGTCGTACTCGTCGGAGCCGTCGCTCTCGGCGCCCTCAGCGTGCCCGGCCTGGTCGTCACCGCTGCCGTACTGGGCATCTTCGCCGTGGTGCACGAGGTGGGCTACCAGTCCGTCATCCCCTCGCTCGTGCCCCGGAAGCACCTGGAAAAGGCGAACTCACGCATCCAGGCGACCGCTGCCGCCGCCGACGTCGGCGGCCCGGGACTGGGCGGCCTCATCGTGCAGCTCCTCGGGGCACCGGCAACGCTCCTGGTGAACGCGTGTGCGTACCTCACATCGGCCGGCGCGCTCGCGGCGATCCGCACCCCCGAGTCGAAACCGGCCACACACGCCAACCGCAACTTTCTCGCTGAGCTCCGCGCGGGCGTATCGCTGGTGGCACACGATCCATACCTGAAGTCCAACGTCGGCTTCTCCGCGATCTACAACCCCTTCGCCCAGTGGGTGACCATCCTGCTCGTCGTCCACGCCGTGCGGGAGCTTGGCCTGGAACCGGCCCAGCTCGGACTGGTCTTCTCCGTCGGTGCCGCCGGCGCACTTGCCGGGGCAGCACTGACCCCACGTCTCACCGCGCGGCTCACGGTCGGCCGGATCATGATGCTGTGCGTCACTGTCGAGTGCCTCATGCTCGCGGTCCTGCCGCTGGCGGATGCCTCGTGGGGCACCGTCGCCGTCATCGCGTTCCTCGGCGCCGCACTCGCACTCAACGGGGCGGGAACGACGATCTCAAGCGTCCTCCTCATCACCATCCGGCAGTTGCGAACACCCGACGAACTGCTCGGCCGCGTGAACGCCACGATGCGCACGGTGACCTACGGAACCATCCCACTCGGCGCCCTCGCTGGTGGCTTTGCCGGGGACTGGCTCGGCACCCGCCTCGGCATGTTTGTCGGCGGCATCCTGTGCCTGTCCACCATTCTGTGGGTCGCTCTCTCCCCGCTCAGCCGGGTGAAGGCGCTCAGCGATGTGAGCCGCGAGTAA
- a CDS encoding CGNR zinc finger domain-containing protein, giving the protein MASTERRTTFSTIAGHPALDLVNTVDWRLSRERFSEELVAYGDVLTWALQFELIDAAAARELERRANENPREAEAETLRVRELREAIYLAGFAEADNDTVAAHYRDAIQRGRLDLDGGKRVWKFPVDLSLPRHHMAIQALDLFTRVDAATFGQCHDAECGWVFLDTSPRHNRRWCVSADCGNRNRVREFYERNRKAGDSGPAA; this is encoded by the coding sequence ATGGCATCCACCGAGCGCCGCACAACGTTCTCCACCATCGCCGGGCATCCCGCGCTTGACCTGGTCAACACGGTTGACTGGCGGTTGAGCAGGGAGCGGTTCAGCGAGGAGCTGGTGGCCTACGGCGACGTCCTCACCTGGGCGCTCCAGTTCGAGCTCATCGATGCGGCCGCGGCCCGTGAACTCGAACGGCGCGCGAATGAGAATCCACGCGAAGCTGAAGCCGAAACACTCCGCGTCCGCGAGTTGAGGGAAGCGATCTACCTCGCCGGTTTCGCAGAGGCTGACAACGACACCGTTGCCGCCCACTACCGCGACGCAATTCAGCGAGGCCGTCTCGATCTCGATGGCGGGAAGCGGGTGTGGAAATTTCCTGTCGACCTGTCGCTGCCGCGGCACCACATGGCGATTCAGGCTCTTGATCTCTTCACGCGCGTGGATGCCGCCACGTTCGGCCAGTGCCATGACGCCGAGTGCGGCTGGGTATTCCTCGACACCTCGCCGCGGCACAACCGGCGCTGGTGCGTGTCTGCCGACTGCGGCAATCGCAACCGGGTGCGGGAGTTCTACGAGAGAAATCGCAAGGCGGGAGATTCCGGCCCGGCCGCGTAA
- a CDS encoding ice-binding family protein, which translates to MHHVPPSPTAARKFGARAVSAAALALFLSVAAPLGATAAEAPVALATAGDFGVLAGSAVTNTGPSVISGALGVSPSAAVTGFPPGRVDGTVHSSDTIARTAQDDLTKAYLDAAGRPASESGATELGGRSLTAGVYAGGALSLTGTLTLVGDASSVFIFQSASTINFASNSNVVLSGELTACNVFWQSTSSATLGSYSRVAGTVMALTSITANTGADVDGRLLARNGAVTLDANTITAPRDCEAPGAPPVSAPPADEPTATAPPAETTPDADPPAAILPADPASGTTPPVVTAPAIAPTATAAPTVTPPARDDDTAATPPVDSQGPSENRAGSDARTSETVAATGADTALPAGIAALLIGAGVPMAVLRRRRAE; encoded by the coding sequence ATGCACCACGTTCCTCCCTCGCCCACCGCCGCACGGAAGTTCGGTGCTCGCGCCGTGTCCGCCGCCGCCCTCGCACTGTTCCTGTCGGTTGCCGCACCGCTCGGCGCCACCGCGGCCGAAGCACCCGTTGCACTGGCTACGGCGGGAGACTTCGGCGTGCTCGCCGGTTCCGCGGTCACCAACACGGGCCCGTCGGTGATCTCCGGCGCCCTCGGCGTGAGCCCCTCTGCCGCGGTCACCGGGTTCCCGCCGGGTCGAGTGGACGGGACGGTCCACTCGAGCGACACCATTGCCCGCACCGCGCAGGACGACCTGACGAAGGCGTACCTCGACGCGGCCGGGCGCCCGGCCTCCGAGTCCGGCGCCACCGAACTTGGTGGTCGCAGCCTCACCGCCGGAGTGTACGCCGGAGGAGCCCTCAGCCTCACCGGCACGCTGACTCTTGTCGGCGATGCCAGCTCGGTCTTCATCTTCCAATCAGCGAGCACCATCAATTTCGCGTCGAACAGCAACGTCGTCCTCAGCGGCGAGCTGACCGCCTGCAACGTTTTCTGGCAGTCCACGTCATCGGCCACACTCGGCTCGTATTCGCGCGTCGCCGGCACCGTGATGGCGCTGACATCGATTACGGCCAACACCGGGGCGGATGTCGACGGACGACTGCTCGCGAGGAACGGGGCGGTCACGCTCGACGCGAACACGATCACCGCACCACGCGACTGCGAGGCCCCTGGCGCCCCGCCCGTTTCGGCTCCGCCGGCTGACGAACCGACCGCAACCGCGCCGCCAGCGGAAACGACACCAGACGCAGACCCGCCAGCGGCCATCCTTCCCGCCGATCCAGCGTCGGGGACCACCCCTCCCGTCGTCACCGCACCGGCGATCGCACCCACGGCCACGGCAGCGCCCACCGTCACCCCTCCCGCCAGGGATGACGACACCGCTGCCACACCGCCGGTCGACAGTCAGGGGCCCAGTGAGAACCGGGCGGGGTCTGATGCCCGGACCAGCGAGACGGTGGCGGCAACAGGTGCCGATACCGCGCTGCCTGCCGGGATCGCGGCCCTCCTCATTGGAGCCGGGGTCCCGATGGCTGTGCTGCGTCGGAGACGCGCGGAGTAG
- a CDS encoding excinuclease ABC subunit UvrA, giving the protein MSTLTQDPAPIIPDATDASDGCVRVRGARENNLTDVDVDVPRGCIVAFTGVSGSGKSSLAFGTIFAEAQRRFLESVAPYARRLIAQGHNPHVDSITGLPPAVALQQRRGAPSTRSTVGTLTTLSNSMRMLFSRAGTYPAGAPRLESDSFSPNTATGACPRCHGLGIAHTVTEASAVHDPSLSIRDGAITAWPGAWQGKNLRDVVAGLGYDIDIPWRDLPQADRDWILFTEEQPVVEVTPQRDRVAKPYKGRFWSAKSHIMHALADSKSEMSRARAARFVESGPCDLCGGSGLTRAALDVTFAGHTVADLNAVPLSELAEILRPTTLIRTATAAVSSASSGESTEVAVTIATDLVARIDVLIGLGLGYLSLGRKTPTLSPGEMQRLRIATQLRSGLFGVIYVLDEPSAGLHPADAEPLMVVLEQLKASGNSVFVVEHNMDIVRRADWLVDVGPGAGSNGGAVLYSGAVDGLADVKTSVTRRFLHPASAKPDEPREQREPTAWLGLRGVSRHNLVDLDVDVPLGVLTVVTGVSGSGKSTLVSGVLGDAVREGLRAGRHHADPVMTESAPDDESAAVTTTIDGVSGLEAVDRIVRVDQRPIGRTPRSNLATYTGLFDAVRSAFAATTDAAARGYDAGRFSFNVAGGRCETCLGEGFVAVELLFLPGSYGACPECGGKRYNDETLEIEYRGKNIADVLAMTVDEAAGFLADVAAASRSLETLRDVGLGYLRLGQPATELSGGEAQRIKLATELQRARRGHTLYLLDEPTTGLHPADVELLMTQLNKLVDTGNTVVLVEHDMGVAAGADWVIDMGPSGGTAGGRVLVAGTPATVAAHDGSRTAPYLAERLSGA; this is encoded by the coding sequence GTGTCGACTCTCACGCAGGACCCCGCCCCGATCATTCCCGACGCCACGGACGCGTCCGACGGTTGCGTGCGCGTGCGCGGTGCCAGGGAGAACAACCTCACCGATGTGGACGTGGATGTACCCCGCGGCTGCATCGTTGCGTTCACCGGGGTGTCAGGATCGGGCAAGTCGTCGCTGGCGTTCGGCACGATCTTCGCCGAGGCGCAGCGCCGATTCCTTGAGTCCGTCGCTCCGTATGCCCGGCGACTGATCGCCCAGGGCCACAACCCGCACGTCGACTCGATCACGGGGCTGCCTCCCGCCGTCGCGCTGCAGCAGCGGCGGGGAGCACCGAGCACCAGGTCGACGGTCGGTACGCTCACGACCCTGTCCAACTCCATGCGCATGCTCTTCTCGCGAGCGGGCACGTATCCGGCGGGGGCGCCGCGGCTCGAGTCTGATTCGTTCTCGCCCAACACGGCGACGGGCGCGTGCCCGCGCTGCCACGGCCTCGGCATCGCACACACGGTGACCGAAGCTTCGGCCGTCCATGATCCGTCGCTCTCGATCCGCGACGGTGCGATCACCGCCTGGCCCGGTGCATGGCAGGGCAAGAACCTGCGCGACGTTGTCGCCGGTCTCGGCTACGACATCGACATCCCGTGGCGCGATCTCCCGCAGGCCGATCGCGACTGGATCCTGTTCACCGAGGAGCAGCCCGTCGTTGAAGTGACCCCCCAGCGCGACCGCGTCGCGAAGCCGTATAAGGGCAGGTTCTGGAGCGCCAAGAGCCACATCATGCACGCGCTCGCCGACTCCAAGAGCGAGATGTCTCGTGCGCGTGCCGCTCGGTTCGTCGAGTCCGGACCCTGCGATCTGTGCGGCGGCAGCGGACTCACCCGAGCGGCGCTCGATGTGACCTTCGCCGGTCACACCGTTGCGGATCTCAACGCCGTTCCGCTCTCCGAGCTCGCCGAGATCCTCCGTCCGACCACCCTCATCCGCACGGCGACCGCAGCGGTGTCATCCGCATCGTCCGGTGAATCGACCGAGGTCGCCGTCACGATCGCCACCGACCTCGTCGCCAGGATCGACGTGCTCATCGGCCTCGGTCTCGGATACCTGAGCCTCGGTCGAAAGACACCGACGCTGTCGCCGGGGGAGATGCAGCGCCTGCGCATCGCGACCCAGCTGCGCTCGGGCCTCTTCGGCGTGATCTACGTGCTCGACGAGCCGTCGGCTGGATTGCACCCCGCCGACGCCGAGCCGCTCATGGTCGTGCTGGAACAGCTCAAGGCATCGGGCAACTCCGTCTTCGTCGTCGAGCACAACATGGACATCGTGCGCCGGGCCGACTGGCTCGTCGACGTTGGCCCCGGCGCGGGCAGCAACGGCGGTGCCGTGCTCTACAGCGGTGCGGTCGACGGCCTCGCCGATGTGAAGACCTCGGTCACGAGGCGCTTCCTGCACCCCGCGAGCGCGAAACCCGACGAGCCCCGCGAGCAGCGTGAGCCGACGGCGTGGCTCGGGCTTCGCGGCGTCTCACGGCACAACCTCGTCGACCTCGACGTCGACGTTCCGCTCGGCGTGCTCACCGTCGTCACAGGGGTCTCCGGTTCGGGAAAGTCGACGCTCGTCAGCGGTGTGCTCGGCGACGCCGTGCGCGAGGGGCTTCGCGCCGGTCGCCACCACGCCGATCCTGTCATGACCGAGTCCGCCCCCGACGACGAGTCCGCTGCCGTCACCACGACCATCGACGGCGTCTCCGGCCTCGAGGCCGTCGACAGGATCGTTCGGGTCGACCAGCGCCCCATCGGCCGCACTCCCCGGTCGAACCTCGCCACGTACACCGGCCTGTTCGACGCCGTCCGGTCGGCGTTTGCCGCGACGACGGATGCCGCGGCGCGCGGATATGACGCCGGCCGCTTCTCCTTCAACGTGGCCGGTGGCCGCTGCGAGACCTGCCTCGGTGAAGGCTTTGTCGCCGTCGAACTCCTCTTCCTGCCGGGCAGCTATGGTGCGTGCCCCGAGTGCGGCGGCAAACGGTACAACGACGAAACGCTCGAGATCGAGTACCGCGGAAAGAACATCGCCGACGTGCTCGCCATGACCGTCGATGAAGCCGCCGGTTTCCTCGCCGACGTCGCCGCGGCATCCCGGAGTCTCGAAACGCTCCGCGATGTCGGCCTCGGCTACCTGCGCCTCGGCCAGCCGGCGACCGAGCTGTCCGGTGGAGAAGCCCAGCGCATCAAGCTCGCCACCGAACTGCAGCGGGCACGCCGCGGGCACACGCTCTACCTGCTCGATGAGCCCACCACAGGGCTGCACCCCGCCGATGTCGAACTGCTCATGACCCAGCTCAACAAGCTCGTCGACACGGGCAACACCGTCGTACTCGTCGAGCACGACATGGGCGTTGCCGCCGGTGCCGACTGGGTCATCGACATGGGTCCGTCCGGAGGAACAGCGGGCGGACGCGTGCTCGTCGCCGGAACCCCGGCCACGGTGGCTGCGCACGACGGCAGCCGCACCGCGCCTTACCTGGCCGAGCGGTTGAGCGGAGCCTGA
- a CDS encoding formylglycine-generating enzyme family protein, with translation MVERTLAHTFASPLGLSLIPGGEIVLRDARTGSTRTVTLEAFELARTPVTGRTDATPRHPITWNDAVRYCNTASRAEGLAPAYAITDGGTVEWNTAADGYRLPTEAEWEWACRAGTTGPTYGPLAEIAWTAADDVAAAQAVALKTPNAFGLFDTIGNVWEWCWDYADPARYGDYRSLRGGGWADEAWSCRASVRRGSAPDAVIDDVGFRLARGAVGEPGQAQGWSADADTRRAHIAGPLPVGWTPLGRRDQAPLNRSAR, from the coding sequence ATGGTCGAGCGGACGCTCGCTCACACGTTTGCGTCACCGCTGGGCCTCTCGCTCATCCCCGGGGGCGAGATCGTGCTGCGGGACGCACGCACCGGGTCGACGCGCACGGTGACACTCGAGGCCTTCGAACTCGCTCGAACACCGGTGACGGGACGAACGGATGCCACGCCACGGCATCCGATCACGTGGAACGACGCCGTCCGGTACTGCAACACCGCGTCGCGGGCCGAGGGCCTCGCGCCCGCATACGCGATCACTGACGGCGGCACTGTGGAGTGGAACACGGCCGCCGACGGGTATCGGCTGCCGACCGAGGCCGAGTGGGAATGGGCCTGCCGCGCGGGAACGACGGGGCCCACCTATGGTCCACTCGCGGAGATTGCCTGGACCGCGGCCGACGACGTTGCCGCAGCCCAGGCTGTTGCCCTCAAAACGCCGAACGCCTTCGGACTGTTCGACACGATCGGCAATGTCTGGGAGTGGTGCTGGGACTACGCGGATCCGGCCCGATACGGCGATTACCGCAGCCTTCGCGGAGGTGGCTGGGCCGATGAAGCCTGGAGTTGCCGCGCCTCGGTTCGTCGCGGAAGCGCACCGGACGCGGTGATCGACGACGTCGGATTCCGGTTGGCGCGCGGTGCTGTCGGCGAGCCGGGACAGGCTCAGGGCTGGTCAGCGGATGCCGACACCCGCCGCGCACACATCGCCGGGCCGCTGCCCGTCGGCTGGACCCCGCTCGGCCGGCGCGATCAGGCTCCGCTCAACCGCTCGGCCAGGTAA
- a CDS encoding winged helix-turn-helix domain-containing protein: MSLAHATTLAPTVVRSTAPAASAPAPSTPQGRNLRAVPEGTEARGFVLYVGIDDAKAAAAGTSLGAIVHALKALAADLAPESETYAAVALAPQGAGGRDVDVVRLALQDPSALARHREADTEEELDRAHAGVVIDISRKRLILDNDSVGLTYKEFELLQYLVLREGRTIDRAELISSLWKAGDDDAPNERTIDVHVRRLRAKLGRYEDIVRTVRGVGYRFDRHADVSIRHAAAHSPDFI, translated from the coding sequence ATGTCTCTCGCACACGCAACCACACTCGCTCCGACCGTTGTCCGGTCGACTGCGCCGGCAGCATCCGCCCCGGCACCCTCGACCCCGCAGGGCCGTAACCTTCGCGCCGTTCCGGAGGGAACCGAGGCCCGCGGCTTCGTTCTCTACGTCGGCATCGATGACGCCAAGGCCGCAGCCGCCGGCACCAGCCTCGGCGCCATCGTCCACGCACTCAAGGCTCTCGCCGCCGACCTGGCCCCTGAATCGGAGACCTACGCGGCGGTCGCACTGGCGCCGCAGGGCGCTGGTGGCCGTGACGTCGATGTGGTGAGGCTCGCGCTTCAGGATCCGTCGGCTCTCGCCAGGCACCGCGAAGCCGACACCGAGGAAGAACTCGACCGTGCGCACGCCGGTGTCGTCATCGACATCTCACGCAAGCGCCTCATCCTCGACAACGACTCGGTCGGCCTGACCTATAAGGAATTCGAGCTGCTGCAGTACCTCGTGCTCCGCGAGGGACGCACGATCGACCGCGCTGAGCTCATCTCGTCGCTGTGGAAGGCCGGCGACGACGACGCACCGAACGAGCGCACCATCGATGTCCACGTCCGTCGCTTGCGCGCAAAGCTCGGGCGGTACGAAGACATCGTGCGCACGGTGCGTGGTGTCGGTTACCGCTTCGACCGCCACGCGGATGTCTCCATCCGTCACGCGGCAGCGCACTCGCCCGACTTCATCTAG
- the upp gene encoding uracil phosphoribosyltransferase, with the protein MRVHVADHPLITHKLTVLRDKSTPAPVFRALTEELVTLLAYEATRNVRTEPVEIETPVTTTTGIAISTPRPLVVPILRAGLGMLEGMVKLLPTAEVGFLGMLRNEETLEPATYAERLPEDLSDRQCFVLDPMLATGGSLGAAIEFLFDRGAIDVTAICLLAAPEGIAALEKATEGRDVTIVLGALDERLDENGYIVPGLGDAGDRLYGLV; encoded by the coding sequence ATGCGAGTGCACGTAGCGGACCACCCCCTGATCACCCACAAACTCACCGTGTTGCGTGACAAATCGACACCGGCGCCCGTCTTCCGCGCGCTGACCGAGGAACTCGTCACCCTCCTGGCCTACGAAGCGACCCGCAACGTGCGCACAGAACCGGTTGAAATCGAGACGCCGGTCACGACGACGACGGGTATCGCGATCAGCACTCCCCGACCGCTCGTCGTCCCCATCCTGCGTGCCGGTCTCGGCATGCTCGAGGGCATGGTCAAGCTGCTGCCAACGGCAGAGGTCGGCTTCCTCGGCATGCTGCGCAATGAAGAGACGCTTGAGCCGGCAACGTACGCCGAGCGCCTCCCCGAAGACCTTTCCGATCGCCAGTGCTTCGTGCTCGACCCCATGCTCGCGACGGGTGGTTCACTCGGCGCTGCCATCGAGTTCCTCTTCGACCGGGGTGCGATTGACGTCACTGCCATCTGCCTGCTCGCTGCGCCGGAGGGAATCGCCGCACTCGAAAAGGCGACGGAGGGTCGCGACGTCACCATCGTGCTCGGCGCCCTCGACGAACGCCTCGACGAGAACGGCTACATCGTGCCGGGCCTCGGCGACGCAGGCGACCGCCTCTACGGTCTCGTTTAG
- the tadA gene encoding tRNA adenosine(34) deaminase TadA, whose amino-acid sequence MPLPELPEHVEWMALAMAEARLALETSDVPVGAIVVNGDGMVIGVGRNAREARQDPTAHAEVEAIRQAAEASGDWHLTDATLIVTLEPCIMCAGAILSARIPRVVFGAWDEKAGAAGSVYDVLRDRRLNHRVEVFSGVEADACGRLLTDFFRGDGPNAR is encoded by the coding sequence GTGCCCCTTCCTGAGCTGCCGGAGCACGTCGAATGGATGGCCCTGGCCATGGCCGAGGCTCGGCTGGCGCTCGAGACTTCGGACGTGCCCGTTGGCGCCATCGTCGTGAACGGCGACGGAATGGTGATCGGAGTCGGGCGCAACGCTCGTGAAGCCCGGCAGGATCCGACCGCTCACGCCGAAGTCGAGGCGATCCGGCAGGCAGCTGAAGCATCCGGCGACTGGCACCTCACCGACGCGACACTGATCGTAACCCTCGAACCGTGCATCATGTGCGCCGGTGCGATCCTGTCTGCCCGGATTCCGCGCGTCGTCTTTGGCGCCTGGGATGAGAAGGCCGGTGCCGCAGGAAGTGTGTACGACGTGCTCAGGGATCGGCGGCTCAATCACCGGGTCGAGGTGTTTTCCGGCGTTGAAGCGGATGCCTGTGGCCGACTGCTCACGGACTTCTTCCGCGGCGACGGACCTAACGCACGATAA